CAGGCAGGCAAGAGAGGTGAGGCAGGCAAAGGCACGGCGCGAGACACGCGGGAGACCTAGGCGCTTGACGGTCCACACCACACGGCGCTTTCCCCACCCTGGCCCGGCGCGCTCACCGGTTCTCAGCCACCAGGATCTGCTCCAGCAGGCGTGCGGCCTGCACACGCGTCTCCAGCTCCGGCGCCTGCAGCAGCCGCAACAGCAGGTCGAGGCCGCCGTCCAGGCGGATGGCGTCACACAAACCCTGGGCTACCTCGCGGCCCACGGCTGGCAGCAGCCAGGCCTCCTCCACCAGCTGGAAGACCTCGGCCAGGCCGGCGCCCACGGCCCGTGCTCCGCCCGCCTGCTTCAGCGCGGACAACGCCTGCTGCAGCTCCGGCAGCGCGCGCTCCAGGGCGTCCTGCACCTCGGCGCCTGCCCCCGGCGACACTTCTCGGGGTCCGCGGCTGCCCGCAGCCCACCAAGGGCCCGCGCCACCGCGCCCATCCGGCCCTGGCACTGCCAGCCGCTCGGGGCCCGGCCGTGGGCCCGACATGGCGAAGAGGCGACACAGCTTGTGGGCGGAGAGGAGCAACGTCAGGACCATGGGCGCGGAACTGCGGGGGACATCCCCGGCCTGGAAGCTGGGGGCGCTCGGAGAAACCACGGCTTTGAGAAAAGAGAAACCCCAGAGGGTTCGGGAGAAGAAGATGGAGGGGGAGGAATGGAGAGAAGGGTAGCAGGCAAGGGCGCCGGCCAGAAGTTTGGAGGCGTGAGGGCGGGTCGGGGGCGCAGCGGTTAGCAAATGCGCGGAGTGGACGAAAGGAGAGAGCGAGGAGGCTAGGGATGGCTCCGGACGCCGGAGGGTAGAGGAGACGGCGGCTGGAACAAAGCGTAGCACCGGCAGGGGCTCCTCTGGGGCTGGGAGATGCCCGGCAGCAGCCACGCCCCGGAGTCGCCTCTGGGTCCCGCGGGGCTCCTCCCACTGCCTGGGCAGCCCCACCCACAAAGCCGCCCCAGCCACGCCCACGCCCCGGccagcctcccccagcccctgagtAGCAGCCGCCTCTCTCTGCGCTGGACTTGGACTAAGGGAGTAGAGAGTGAGAGGACGGTCTCAGTTCTCCCTCCGACCCCGGTGACACCGGTACGCGGGAGCAACTCCGCTGCGTGCCCCCTCCCTACTAAGTGGTTAAAGCAATCATCGTAACTCTTAAGACCCTTTTATGCCTGTTTCTCAGCGAAACCTCACAACATGCCTATCAGGTGGGGATTGGTGTCCATTCCACAGATGACGCGACTGAAGCCCATGGGGAAGAGATTGGCCAAAATCACAGTTCCCTCTGGTTACAGAACAGAAAACGTCAGCTAAAATCTTAGGATCACTTCCTTCAGGTGATGGGAGGGCTTCAGAAGTTCTGTGGATACCTTAAACTGGGCACAAAGTTAGGTGTTTTGTGCCAGTGGGCACTTTCCAGGTAGAGGGATCATATTTCTCTTGAGAGCCTAAAAGTGTGCTGAACAAGCCCACtctttacagatggggagactgaggctggggacagggagTGGACTGCTCAGAATAAGTGAAAAGACTCAGAAATCAAATCCAATCCAGAGGGTTGATATTTACCCAAATTTCCAGCCTGGGGAGATTGATGCATCCAAGagaagaacccagaaataaaactttgtttttttatgctaaaaaagaaaattccccaGAGTGCTTACAATCTCTCCTCCCACTTCCTTTTTCTGCCCTAAATAAACAATAGCAAATGAACACCCAACCAGGGATGTGTCTGATCAAACAATCATGGATCGATAGCCATTTTTGGAGAAGGAATTTGTGGCTGCTCCAGCTACTGGGCATTTTATCTGTTCTAGTTCATGTAGTCTCCCAACACCCCATGAGGCAAGGCTTTGTTAGTTCCATTTTactgaaaatgaactaagactCTGAGAGATAAAGCTGTTGCCCAGTGAGCCTTCTTTCCGCCCTCCAGACCCACTGTGCTAATTCCCTCTTCTGATGACCTAATGATTCTGAGCTTGGCAAAGCTCTTATCTCCCAGCTTTCCCAGACCCAGTGTTCCAGGAATGTGACCCTTTGCTGCAGCAGCTGCTGGAGGAGGGCAGAGGGGGATGGGCTGGAGGTTGAGCAAACAGAGAGGCAGAAAAGGCATTTCCTCTTCTCCagtcccctccctccctgtctctgcctctccctcccttcctcaggCATCAGAGCGGAGTCCTCAAGGAGAGCAGAGTCCTCAGGGAGATCAGAGCCCAGCTCGCCAGCCACTGAGCTAGAAGCCCCGTCATGGCAACCCGGAGACCCCTTCTCATGCTGGCCCTGCTGGCATGGGTTGCTCTGGCTGACCAAGGTACAGGAGGGTGTTGGTGGTTGTCTGGATCTATGTAGGGTGGGCGAGGGTGGCCCGGGCTTGGCGGGACCGACTGATACCCCTTCCTTATAGACTCCTGCAAGAACCGCTGCACTGAGGGCTTCAACCCCGACAAGAAGTGTCAGTGTGACGAGCTCTGCTCTTACTACCAGAGCTGCTGCATAGACTACATGACTGAGTGCAAGAAAGGTGTGTTCAGAGCCCAGGTGGGTAGGCTTGGGTCCTCCCTGCAGCTGGAGACTCACTACCCTCCACTCTCTCTGCAGTGACTCGTGGGGATGTGTTCGTCATGCCGGAGGATGAGTACGGGGTCAGTGACTATGACGAGGAGAACAAAAACACTACCACCATGCACCCACAGCCGGGGGGGCCCTCCACGACCCCTGACCTCCAGGCCCGGCCTGAAGGGAATCCTAAGCAGCCACCTGTTATGACCTCAACCTCTGATACCCTTGATCAAGGGGCCTCTGAGACCCTAGCAGAGGAGGAGCTGTGCAGCGGGAAGCCCTTTGATGCCTTCACTGACCTCAAAAACGGTTCCCTCTTTGCCTTTCGAGGTGATTCCAGGGGCAGGTCTTGGGGATGGGGGTCTGCCCCACAAGCATCCCCACTCTCACACCACCTCCTCCACTCTAGGGCAGTACTGCTATGAACTGGATGAAAAGGCAGTGAGGCCTGGATACCCCAAGCTCATCCGAGATGTCTGGGGCATCGAAGGCCCCATCGATGCTGCCTTCACCCGCATCAACTGTCAGGGGAAGACCTACCTCTTCAAGGTGCCAGGGGCTGTGGGTCAGGGTAGAAAGCATGTAGGAAGGGTTTGAGAGCTATTGCTCCCAGGGACAGGGTGGATAGGAAGGCCAGACCTGGGCCCTGCAGGACTTTGTGGGGGCTCTGTGAGCACAGGGCAGTCCCAAGACTCCAGGTCCTGGGCAGTGAACCTGGAGCTGGGAACGGCTGCCTTAGGGCAAGAGACTCTGCCTCATGCCCAGTCAGCACCCGCCATACCTCCTTTCACCTTCCCTATCTCTTAGGGTAGTCAGTACTGGCGCTTTGAGGATGGTGTCCTGGACCCTGGTTACCCCCGAAATATCTCTGACGGCTTTGATGGCATTCCAGACAACGTGGATGCAGCCTTGGCCCTCCCTGCCCATAGCTACAGTGGCCGGGAGCAGGTCTACTTCTTCAAAGGTACTCAGGGGGTGGATGGGAGTCTGGGCAG
This is a stretch of genomic DNA from Saimiri boliviensis isolate mSaiBol1 chromosome 17, mSaiBol1.pri, whole genome shotgun sequence. It encodes these proteins:
- the VTN gene encoding vitronectin produces the protein MATRRPLLMLALLAWVALADQDSCKNRCTEGFNPDKKCQCDELCSYYQSCCIDYMTECKKVTRGDVFVMPEDEYGVSDYDEENKNTTTMHPQPGGPSTTPDLQARPEGNPKQPPVMTSTSDTLDQGASETLAEEELCSGKPFDAFTDLKNGSLFAFRGQYCYELDEKAVRPGYPKLIRDVWGIEGPIDAAFTRINCQGKTYLFKGSQYWRFEDGVLDPGYPRNISDGFDGIPDNVDAALALPAHSYSGREQVYFFKGKQYWVYQFQHQPSREECEGSSLSAVFEQFAMMHRDSWEDIFELLFWGRGSAGTRQPQFISQEWHGVPEQVDAAMAGRIYVSGIAPRRSLAKKQKFNHRNRKGYHSRRDRSRGHKQNSRRPSRATWLSLFSSDESDLGISSYDGMDWLVPATCEPIQSVFFFSGDKYYRVNLRTRRVDTVDPPYPRSIAEYWLGCPASARL